The nucleotide window AAATACTTTCTTAAAGCTTGAATTCCAGCTCAGATTATATTGTACCTATTTGGCAGTCAATTAACACGTCACAATGTGTGTATCTCACATATCTTGGCATGTGTAATTTTGTGTTtatttataatgaaattttaaaattcaagtgTTTAAAATCAATTTAGGTGTTGCAAAAATCAAATAATACATGTAtatgatattttaataaaaaaataaaatatggggAAGTTAAAAATATATGTCATTAACtttctattaaaattaaaaattcaagtataaagttttgttaaatataaatcaatatgattttttttttttttaacttatccaGAATGGTGTCTATCTTCTTGTTTGATCCGTGTACTCTCGGATGACAATGATACACACTTTGAACCTTAATTAACTCATTATCAAACtttccaaattaaaaaaaaaaaaagcttaaagTAATTAAAGTAGCTAGCATGAAATTGGACTAATATACAAATGGCATGCAACTGCTACAGCATGAAATTGGACTCATCACACTCCACCACATAAAGTAGGTAACTGAGTATCCATCTTATCAAAAaccattataaaatatattatcccAAGAAGGTATATCTAAAACACGTATCTATATCCTCAATTCTCCATCCttgttcagttaaaaaaaaaaaatctccatccTTCTAATGCAGTGCTCGcacgaattattattattattattattattaaagtaaCATATGCGTTTGATTATATCATCTTTAAAAGATAGAGTTCGAAATACAAAAGCCAGCTTAACCTAACACAACAACAATGATCATTAAAGCAATAAAGGTAATTTAATAAACTTTTAACTTAAttctaaattaaagaaaaattttaaaatataatcattGTATATATAATGGATAAAtatgtatattattattattagatggTGAATTTTTGATAAATGAAttagtgataaaaaaaaattgatatcaaCTCCAAATTTtgtcaattgaaaagaatatgaAAACTTTCGGATTAGATAAAAAGTATAATTATTCAGGCTTCCTTTTTTAATTAGCTAGGCCAATTAAATAATAGGCAGAATAATAATTGGCTAAAAGTTTACAAAAGGGTAAGATAAGCAAATCATAGGCAATACAATAGAagaacctaaaaaaaaaaaaaaaaaaaaggtttactCACCAGCATCAGAATTAGACCTTTGATTTATGTTCAGGCCTATGAGTAAACTCAAAATCTATATGCACAAAAGCCCTCTCAACTTCAGGGAGTTGTTCAAGCTTCTCTTGAAGAGTTTCACCAATATTATGTGCCTGGTTTAAAAGCATGTCTTCTGGCAACACAATATCAACCTCCACAAAATAATGAGTGCCAAAAGTGTATGCTCTCACTGTGTCAATGTGCTTAATCTCTTGGTGGTGATTCCATATTAGAAAAGTTAACTTTGCTAGAAATTCCGGAGGAGCTGTTCTTCCTATTAGTGAATTTACATTCTCAATCACTGTCCTTGCCCAAGTGCTGATGGTGAACAGTGCTATCTGCAGTGCAAATTACAGAATAGATCAGTTAAAGGCTTAGTCTCTAAAGAAAGTTGCAgataacatttttttttattgaagaaAATTCTTCTTTAGATTCGATTCTTTGTACATAAGGGATGTCTTGTATGTGGGGATTCATTAATTTTCATGTCTTAGTCCACCATTAAAGACAATAATAACTTTATTCAAAAGAACGTAGACTTACTATTATAGCTCCAGTAGGATCAATCCACCAGAAGTATCGGACGGCGAGGACAGCAGTTACAAGACCAACTGAATTTGTTATCACATCAAAGAAATGATCTTTAGCATAGGCTCTAATTATTTCATTCTTGAATCTCCGGCAGTACGTCATTAGCAGAAACTTCACCACGGTGACAGAAACCATTATCCCTATCATCCATTTCTCCTCTTCTTTGTCCATTTTAGGTCCCACCTGTATCCCCCAAAAGAgggaaaaaaaatcaaagaaataatTAATCGCTATAGTTCTTATTTAATCACACTTTGATTAACCTCACAAACCCAAATAAAACAActcatttgaaaaattattgcCCAAACTCGATTCATTATAAACCTAAAACACAACAAGTACAGTGAAActcataaataaaagaaaaaataaagcaaaatagtttttattttattagattTGATTAAGGTTCAAACTTACAACCTTACAAACAACAACTCTAATTTGAAAATTCTTGTCTACACCTAATTCATCATGATCCAAAACACAATATTTATGATGAaaattacatatttatatcttaaatCTATTACTTTAATCACCTATTTATTACATCCTTCAACTTACAGCGGCAAATAGACAAATGAAAGAAGCATACCTTTGCAACAATTTGCCGACCAGACTCTAGCAGGATCTGTAAACCAAGAGTTGCCATCACAGATGCGAAAACAATGATACCCTgcagaaaaaagaaaaggaataaTTGGTCAAATTTCTCACTGAGAGAAAACAAacgatactttgaaatgaatacGTTATGTTTAGATTGATGAATTGAAATAAGAAATGGCTAGTATAATCATTATTAAATTACATAGTATATACTAACACTATGTTAATTACATTTTACCAAATATAGTGTTAGTATATACTATTTGAATTTACCACACTTTATAAAAAACTTTATTTCACAAACAAGGCTATAAGTTCTAAGTCTTCCATTATTGTGGAAGAACAAGAACCATAATTTTCTCGCTTCTACTTTGGATCGACAGCTGTGCATTTGAGTTGAATGAGTAAGTAAGTGTGCATGCCAACTTACCACTGGTTGCATCCGCTTCTTTCCAATGGGATAGTAATAGTGGTTTGGCTTTTTCATGGCATGGGATGTGAACCACAAAATAAACCCCGACAAGAGATCCAAGAGAGAGTCTAGTGTTGAGGCAATTACTGCCAATGATTTGCTTTCAGTAGAAGCAAAAACCTTTGCTGCAAAAAGCACCATGTTAGCTATATTTGAAATATGAATTGCCATTCTCTCACTCTTTGCCAGCTGCTTCATTTCATCCTGGTCCAGCACAAGAAAATATGAATTTAAGTCAATCAAATAGAACATATCAAAACCCCTTAAATCTTCATCTGTAAAatcattataaaaaaatttagaaaatggaAAAGAGACAAAGAAGAACAACTAATAACCTCTGTAGCATTTCCAGGGAAACAACCCAACTCCGCCATGGTCTCCATCTCATCGTAACCTTCAAGGAGACTTTCTTGTTTTTTGTAATATTCTGAAACCTTGCGTTGCTTCCCTGAGCTCaaccattaaaaataaaatgactTCAAGCATAAGGAAATGTAGATGACAGAATCAAAAAGCCAATGAACAATCACTCAAACATAAGGAAACATTCTAAATATTTTTGGTGGTTGTGTTGATTTTAGTCAACATTTTTTTTCCATTTAAACCTAAAGTTTGTGGTGACTTAAATTATGGGTTTATTTTGTCAAATTTTAACCATTTTAGTTTGATAATTATAACTATAAAATATATTTGGGTGTAATGAGTATTTGTTATAGTGATTCCTGATAGCAGAAAGTGAATTAATGAATAAAATGGAGGCTGTGGAAAAATGGTTacaaaaaatgaataaataaaataaaataaatatataaaaatttaataaattaaatatacaaatgaaataaattaatgcacatcaattttgatattaatttaacgattcatattattattttttttaaattacgcaTAAGAAATTATATGGAAATTAACAGGTAGGGATATAATCTATTTGAGTAGTTCTATGAATAGAATACTTAAATGAGCTTTACTTTTCTTATGAAGCTCAGTTCAATAAAATATTCGAAATgctctatttaatttaattaaaataattattttatttaaagcttgaattcaaatttaaaaatgaTTTACTTAAATGTCATATGATATAAAAATTGACCCCTATACTACTCAAATTCAAATTACTCAAGTTACGCAAATTATAAATTGCAAgccatgaaaaaaataaatttgctaattcaaattttaatttttctaatttttaaatgaaatcttttttggaaaaaaataaaatattttaataattttaatttgaaattatttaatttccATTTAGAAATGTTAGCTCTCAAGTGCTATTTTTTATTGATTGTTGCTAAAGATTTGAAGCTGTTCCTATTGGGTGTCTCAAGCCATTTTTTGaaaagtaaaaattaaaaaaaaaaatcacataaaagattGTGGCCCCAATAGAGTTAGAGTAGAACCACTCAAAGGGCATGAAGAAATTATATACTTGAGGAAAAAGCACACAAAAAGGGCTCATTTTCATTGTTTGTTTGTTAGGGGTGAGTAGATTtcgatttaaattaaaaaatcaaatcgaatcgaattgaattaaatcaattcaatttaattaatttgattttaaaattcaatcggttcagttttatattataaaaatttcgtttattttggttcgattcgattttaaagagaaaaaattgattaaattaaatcgAATCAACAGAAtcgaataataattttatatattcaaatcgaaccaaattgaaccgaattaatttttgaattgatttatttttatgagaaatttatgaattatatttaattatatatataaaaattatttaatttcatttattaatggttattaggttcaaatcaaagttaaaattagatgaaataatttaaaaattaagtctaaattaaaaaatcaatcaaaaattaaaattgagagtttaaatcaaatcgaaccgaaacaaagcgatttgattcgatttaattttttttatatttcaatttaattcaatttaatttttaaaatatataatttaattttatgatttaattcaCCGAATGCCAACCCTATTAATGTTTGTATTTAACGCTAACCTTTCCAGCTTTCGGATGGGTGGGTGATTCGCACGACATTCACCTATAGGGGAAAAGCTTTTGTCGCTTTTACTTTCCACTAAATATTGAAATTACTTTGCATGGGATTCTCATTCCCTGCAGTTGTCAACATTGTAATGGATTCATCTAACCTAAAATCTGTACGGATTCCTTaatacaattaattttaattaaaatttaaatttaaaaccttataatttaaaattatttagtatttttagtaatttagattttttttccttttcaagcGAGATCTGCTTAATGgataatagattttttttttaaaatattaaggaGAAGAatgtttttatttataatttaatctcaaaatgtttttatttataatttaatctcaAATTTCATAAGCCATAGATATctttacttaattttttttaatatttagttaTAAACTTGAGtaagaataaattttataaaCTTGAGTAAGAATAAATTTACTTGCTAATTTATTAGATAACatactattaaattaaaaaaaaagtcttAGATAATCATAATTcactataaaataattttgtcaAACGAAAGAGATGTAGAGAAATGGAGAGAGTACTTGGGGTCGGAAGCAGACGATGTAAAGACAAGCGAGAACCATCACGGTAATGATGATgagaaggaggaggaggtggAGAGCCACTAGGAGTGTGAGAGCTTCTCCCTTGACGAAGACGAAACTTGTCGAGATCTAATGTCCAAGATGACGCCGTTGGAGTCAGAATTTGCTCGCTAATATCTACGGATACGTGAATGCCGCCACTTCCTCCGCCGCTGCCAGTCCCACTTTCCGTGGCCATAACTATCTTCGCTCTCTCTCAAAGTAATCAAAATTgataaaatgtttttttttattagGTTAATTGTATGCTTTATGCAGCTTCCTCGAACGAACGTGTTGGGCTTAAAGAGAAGATTCGTAACTCTCTTCCTAAAGAGGTGAGCGAGAGAGGGATTTGATATGATGTTATTGGTGTTTTTTAGCTGGTGGATATGTAATATCTGGGCTTTTAGTCCACAAACCAAAACTCTCATTCTACTTTGCATCAAACTTACCATTTTCTCGGCTCTAAAATTTCTGTCCATATAaaagtataattttaattaagattatATTGAATGTGGGTATGTGCTATGATATTCACctctttcaaaataaaaatttttcctttcaaaataaaaattttagtaaaattttaaaatattgatatttatttatttatttaatcaaaaattttaatttatatttataaaatttgaaaatatatatttattaacttaactaaagtgaaaaattagtaatttatattttttaaattttattttaaataataaaaaaattaaatttttaaaaaattaaattattattcaaataacAAGATTTTGTTTTGCAGCAACTTTTTAATGTAGTGTAGTATTTTAACtagaataaaaaattatatttcttaTTTATATTGCGTAATgacataaatatttatattagtcttgagaagttaaaaaaaaattaaatcataaaacATATCCTTCCTAACGAGGTTAAGAGGTGGATCACtcttttttaatcattttataatttaCGGTTAATCTAACAtacatttttatcaaatatttttacttttaaattattttataaattactaattatttataactaattgttaattattaattcaacttaactcaactaaactaaacgtttatctcaaaaatttggggtcgactatatggattgctttctccactctaaataattttgggttaaattctaaaaaatgtgtaatatttctagatcatattgtactactttcctccaagttaatttaggtttAAGCcctaaaaaaatcttaaatttaaatattgtgTTCATCAATTATCCTTAAGCTCAAAAATAAGATTTCTTGTGTCTGTTACTAGAATTACTATATCTAAATGTGCGTCAATCACTATTTCCATCCAAATCAAGCTGactgttgttttattattattattattattattattattattattattattattattattattgattttgtgaatttttttcaattttatgataaaaatttatgaaagaaattatTTTTGTTGTATAACCCAAGACATTGTATGATCTATTAAACTTTaatttctaaaaaatatttttttacaaaACCAATTTTGaagtaaaaatattaaattgtgtCAACCAAGCATTttcttttttcaaaaaaattaataaattatttttgtaaattttaagaaaatctgAATATCAATATTCCTTTGATTTTATTCATTTCAtccaactatataaatataatattccaAATTATTTAACCCTTAATTAACCCATGCTTAAAAATTTGTGACACAATCCGTTTATATGATACACACAGGACCGTGGACCACCATCAGCATATCCCATACATGTGGATCCGATATATTTATGGGTCTATTTAACATTAGTGGTTAACtattgaagaaataaataaatatatttattaaagatattaaaattaatttataattaaatttaatataatttaattataaaaattttaaataattaaataaattttaaaattttattaatatttaaaataatattttttaagaaaactaTTTCTTAACATCTAATCTCAACCTCAAATGACACTTGTGTAAATTATAAAATGTAAAGTAATTCATATTACatgtaaaattatatttttaaaattatttgacataatttatatatttattaattactaACAAAATAAATGGTCAaacattaattaaataaaaaaaattaatcaattatgatatatccattcatttttcttctttctgTAGTTGCCGTTAAGTATTTTTCATGACTCTTTGATGAATGAGAAGCCAAAAACCCTACCAATCACGTTGTCTGTGTGAACTaacaaaagtcaaattataaaatacactccaaatattaaaaaataatacatcacacatttaaaaatatatataaattttctcttgaattataaaaaatataactcATATTATTGTGGTTAAAAGTGCATATATAGGtcgaattaatataaaattaaattaccaTGTAATTAAATTGagctaataataattaatttcatgcaAATATAAACATTTCTGTGTCATATACTAGGAGAAAATGAGGCaacaaattataataataaatatgctagAAAGGGTTGCGTTCGGCGCACTTACCTCCTTCCATACAAGGGAAAGAAAAGCGACGATGAGCAGTACTGTGTTGGTTTGGTATTCGGAAGTCGTCGAGATTCAGTTTCCACGGTGGAAATGGCTCCTTTTCCGATGCCGGAGACGGAGAGCCATAACCTTTCACGGCATGCGTCTT belongs to Hevea brasiliensis isolate MT/VB/25A 57/8 chromosome 4, ASM3005281v1, whole genome shotgun sequence and includes:
- the LOC110667384 gene encoding metal tolerance protein 9 isoform X1; its protein translation is MATESGTGSGGGSGGIHVSVDISEQILTPTASSWTLDLDKFRLRQGRSSHTPSGSPPPPPSHHHYRDGSRLSLHRLLPTPRKQRKVSEYYKKQESLLEGYDEMETMAELGCFPGNATEDEMKQLAKSERMAIHISNIANMVLFAAKVFASTESKSLAVIASTLDSLLDLLSGFILWFTSHAMKKPNHYYYPIGKKRMQPVGIIVFASVMATLGLQILLESGRQIVAKVGPKMDKEEEKWMIGIMVSVTVVKFLLMTYCRRFKNEIIRAYAKDHFFDVITNSVGLVTAVLAVRYFWWIDPTGAIIIALFTISTWARTVIENVNSLIGRTAPPEFLAKLTFLIWNHHQEIKHIDTVRAYTFGTHYFVEVDIVLPEDMLLNQAHNIGETLQEKLEQLPEVERAFVHIDFEFTHRPEHKSKV
- the LOC110667384 gene encoding metal tolerance protein 10 isoform X2 gives rise to the protein MEDQDDDNSKTHAVKGYGSPSPASEKEPFPPWKLNLDDFRIPNQHSTAHRRFSFPCMEGGKQRKVSEYYKKQESLLEGYDEMETMAELGCFPGNATEDEMKQLAKSERMAIHISNIANMVLFAAKVFASTESKSLAVIASTLDSLLDLLSGFILWFTSHAMKKPNHYYYPIGKKRMQPVGIIVFASVMATLGLQILLESGRQIVAKVGPKMDKEEEKWMIGIMVSVTVVKFLLMTYCRRFKNEIIRAYAKDHFFDVITNSVGLVTAVLAVRYFWWIDPTGAIIIALFTISTWARTVIENVNSLIGRTAPPEFLAKLTFLIWNHHQEIKHIDTVRAYTFGTHYFVEVDIVLPEDMLLNQAHNIGETLQEKLEQLPEVERAFVHIDFEFTHRPEHKSKV